A region of the Cottoperca gobio chromosome 22, fCotGob3.1, whole genome shotgun sequence genome:
AAGACCAGATATTGTCGGGTCAATCGAACCACGCTGCTCAACTGACCTGATATCCAAACTGGTTACAGGGAAAACCCAGGACAACCAGCCGATGGGGGTACTTGCTCTGAAGCTGGTTGAGCTCGCTGTAGTCCCGGGTGGTGGTGCCTCAGAGCGAGGCCACATTCTCTATCAGGACCACCCGTCCCCGAAACACGTTGAAATCCACAGAGTCTCCCTCCAGCGTGGTGGCTCTCAGGTCGTAGAAGGTCTTGGCGATGAACGTCATCTTGACTCCTCAGCTTCCTCACTGGAGGCAGACGGGATCTCAACGTGTGACTGTATCCAACTGgttggtcacatgacacactgaGGACAGAAAGCTGCCTTTCATCGGTGTCAAATGACTCTGCAAGAAACTGATCTACATCTGCTACACAACACTCTGGACAAGTGATTGTAAAACCACACAAGTACATGaagtattttttgtattaattatattaatgtgtgttgccTAAGATGTTGTTGGATAAGCtttgaacattttttaaatgtctttgaacCCAAATGTGCTGGTAATCATTGGAATTCTTTTTAATTAGTATTATCCTGAGTATGTATTTGACACTGTAAAGAAAAATGGAGAAATAGCATGCATCACTGCATGTATTCAGTCTTATGGTATCTCTGACATGTATCAATTTTCTCAGTCATCaaacattaaatgtgtaatCACCCGTCTTTCACAGcaggtgatgaaaaataaatgaacatgtcTGAACTCTCCGTGGACCTAACTTCACTCTCAATTCAAAATGTAGTGACTCAGCTAGGCTCAGATGaccatttaatttgttttaaatatggcaattcaaatgtattaacttATACACTGCTACGACTTTTTTTGCAACATTCTTGAGTttcaaatattacattaaaatgacatatGTGGCACCAAAGCAGACCCTGAAAACATGATTTTAAGTCGCAGTAACACTGCTTAAATACGTAATATACAGTTGGCAACGCCAGCCACattcataaaacaaaactgcacatatacatatacactcaGGATAACCCTGCATTCATAAAGGTCATTTAACATGGCACAACACTGTCTCCCTTCAGGAAATAAGCCCATTGTGTAAAATAATCCAACCCTGCTTGGTTTGAGTTTCGAGGTGTAAATAATTCAACTCTGTCCTCTGGCTACCTTGTTGGAGCATATACAATCTTTGCAACTTAATAAACAGATTTCCTTGGATATTGATCCACATGTTATCAATTAATATGTAGGTGTAAGTGAATAGTGCATGAAAATGAAGACAGCGTGTGCATTGATAGTTATGCTCGATACACAGCTACCTTCATGCACTGTAGCTACAGGGATCAGTGATCATGACACAGAGTGTGCCCTCTGCTGGTTGCTGCTGCTAACTGCACTTACACCACCAACATACAAAAAGTGAAACCAATAGAGCACCCTCCAGGTCAACAGGTTATAGTATCTATGAAGAATGCAGAGGAGGCAAGAGTCAAGTCACAGTGGAGAACAAAAGTCTTTAGCGATGAGCCATGGTACTGTTATGGCCCTCTTTCTAACAGGCGCAGGTGTTCTTCGTGTTGTCGTCGGTGCCTTCACTGCCTATCTCTTCTTCCAAAGCAGCATTCTCCAGATAATCATCGAGGGATCCCAACAAGTTGTCCTCGTCTCTCTTGTGAGCCTGCAGCACCAGTTCTGTCACACGAGTGAAGGACTGAAGGAAGGGggaagtgaaaaaataaatacataaaagataataaagaaTGTAGCGGGGGAGTTTCCCGGAGTATTTGTGCACAGACAGTGACAGGCTGTTTTTTTTGGAGATGCACACCGTGTCCTACCTCACTGATGTTGCTGCTGGTGGAGGCGCTGGTCTCAAAGAACTCCATCCCATAGGTTTCTGCTAGCTGCAATATCCAGGTGGATATGGTTAGTAATAAGTACAACAAAGCCAGTTTTCTCCGCAAGTAAATGAACACAGGTTTTAGAAGACTGTAAGTAGTTATTAACTGGCctatcaattattttttatgaatTATCCATATAAATCTGAATATAAAACTCACATTATGTGCAAGATAGAAAAGTAGTCATGAAAGCTATATTAGTATAGTAGGTCTGTACCATAGTTTGTGAAATAATTTCCAAACAAACTTTTATATTTAGTGTGTATCCTTAAGAAATGCCTGCTTAACATTTAATCCTGGTCACcttgaattttattttattttatttgatagggACGATGCAATTTAACAGTTCCAATACAGAGCATGAAACAGATGTGTTGCAGAGAGTTTATAGCTATTGCTCATTTTCAGCTCTTGTCTCTAGTTGGGCTTTTACATACAGTTTAGTTCAAATATACAGCTTTCAATATCATAAAACCACAATACACTGTGaatatagaaatacaataaaaaacacataccacaatacacatgcatatacatcaATGCATCTCAGTAATTTACAGTTACTTTGTTAGAAATGTGTACAGCTAGATTGCTTTTCGTCAGCACGTTGTTGTGAAGGATTTGAATTCATTTGATTTCAGTTGGTTACGTGTCCCAGAGTTGACAGCCCTTAATAGAGAAAGCTGATTTTCCAAATTTAGATCTACGATGTGGCACCACAGTTTCCATTCACCATGTTCCTCGATTACTGATAATCTGGGGCTAGACTGTTTGAAAACTAatttgaaagaaacaaaaagtaaagcTCTTAAAGCTAAGCAGATTTATACCACTGAATGTATAGCGTAACACTGGAAACAATGACTGCTGGGTACTTTTGGATGCTTTTGAATACCTACAACATTCTAAACGGTAGATGATCACttataaattaaatgcaaaaaaactaataataccAAAGAAATAAGGTTTAATCAAACCTTGCTTCCTTGGTCCTTTGTGACCTGCCTCCCGAGCTCCTCATCAGACTTGTTCCCTACCAAGATCCTCTGCACCTTGTCTGGGGCAtactgcaaaacaacaacacaaaaaaaaggacaGAGCACTGAGATAAGGGACTTCATCATCTTGTCACTCACACTCAGCCACGGGGTGAGCAGCACGCATCAGCAGTGCATCGAGAGGTTAGAACAAATACTGGGTCACTGCGAAGGGCAAGGGAGTGAAATGAGAGTGCTTATTGCCTACTTCATCCACATCACTGGCCCACTTCACGAGGTGCTGGAATGACGGCTCGTTGGTGATGTCGTATACAAAGATGATACCCTGGAGAAGAATTCATGAAGACAGATTAAAGAATGAATGCTTCGGTAACCCATGAAGGTAACGTGCTCATGTTGAGGGATCACCTGTGCACGCCTGTAGTACTGTTTGGTGATGGTCTGATAACGTTCCTGACCGGCCGTGTCCCTGCACCCcaagacaaaacacacatcagcAGAAGAAGATCGCACACTATGCACATACTGTTAATGCAAAACATAACTTACCATATCTGTACTCGCACCTTGAGTCCATCTAGTTCtagtgttttcattttaaaatcaactcctacaacaacaaacaaaagatgaaaattacattttatttcacagaACAGAAGTCAACCACACATTACACCTTCCCAAGGTCAAACTGGAATCACTTAAGCAATGGTGAGAAATTGGTGAAAGAATCCTGCTTTGTGCTATTCGACATGGGCTATTGTGTGATTGTGAGCGCTTAATGAGAGCGGCTCAGAGACACTATTATCCCTAATGAATAGTATCTCAGGCACTGCATAGTGTCAGCTTTTAAATCATTGTGTCTCCACAAGGGGCTTGCAACTGATGTTAACTATTGCTGTGCTTTTTTTCTGCTGGGTAACAGGACAAGAGAGCGAAGAAATGTGACATAATAGCACCAGCTGACAACAAGATATAGCCtatgtatatattaaagtaAAGACCGTATACGGTTTATCTTCTTAAATAAATGGTTGactatttctatttttcagGCTACCTACTTTATATATTAGATGCTTAAAATGTATACACTTTAGTGATTGTTTCACAAACTGTCCTAAACAGTCTATGTGGtataacattttcaataatgATTCATCTGCTGATCAATTTATTGTTTGAcctaaaacaaatgtcagaaagAATTACCCATCAATTAAACTTTAATGAAGCAaacatcttcaaattgcttgttgtgTGTAAATCACCAGTTTCATCacaatatgatattatattgtttctttGGACAACGATACAACATTTGCTGATATCACTAAATCTGCCACAAAACTATTTCAATtccattcaattcaattcagggGGCTGCGATCGATATGAAACGATATCATATGCCTATTTAGCACTAACTaacaaaaagcaactaaaatatgattcGACAATTGTATTACTGGGCCATGTAGGGAGGAGGTGAGCTTGCACAGAAATGGTGACAGAGATGTGccatgggaatttcaaaatgaAGGTGCATCTTTAAGATGAGGATATGTattgatgttttcactttgcgtCGATGATATTTGATGGATACATCGATGCAGAATGATGGATCTGTACTGACTAACAGTCCAAAAACAGACTTGTCACAGTGGAAAAAAAACACgtgctaataacattaacaatggcagTGTTTAACAAGTGTCCCAGTGagccatgacagtgtgacatttCCTGACACAAAGCCTTGttaacactgacacacaagcCTGCATATTATAAAATGTGCCATTGGTGCTTCACTTGTGTGCGTTGTGATGTAATATTTGCAAAGCTGCGCATGCAACAGGTCTGTTCAAGCTGCGTGTCAGTGCCTTCTTGTTCCCACAGCTCTCTGAAAGACACTATGCTTGTGAGAAACGGGAATGCAGATCTTGAGGGAAGCTAATGTTTACCAATAATCACATCATCGGGGATCTAAAAGTAAGGAGATTTGATGTACAATGCACGTTCTCAAGTAACTGGGTTTAATCCCATGTAAAGCTCTCCTGAGATCCAGCTCTGCAGCGTCACAAACCCTGAATTCCCTCGACACTACAGCACTTTCTTTTACAGTCACAACCAACTAAAAGCCTATAACAGAACTAAtgctttgacttttttttttctttgcttaaGTGGAAATAATGCACTCTTATGTGTAAAACAGCGCCACCATTTTCCATTTTACGAGTCAGGAAAAGAGGCCGTGATGATATGAAGTACTAATGGGCTTATCACTCAACAAGTgtcattttcagaataaaatatcaaaacactTTGAGGGAAGAGTAAAAAGTGTTCCTTCTCATTGTAATTGTGACATaacagctgcttttttttttttagacctCTCCTGCATCATTTAGTAGGCTATCTTTCTTTAGAGGCATATCTCTGTTAGaacatgtaaatattttatCAGGGTTAATGTAGCTTTCTTAGCACTGACAGGTTTTCAGAGCTGTTATGACCCGAGGCActtagtactaatactactagaTAAGTAGGGCTGCTTAAACACtttgggaaaaaaaagagaaaagtacaGTTTAATTGTTCAACGAAATTTAGTTAAAAAGTAGCCGCCTCGACATTCATTCTGTAAAAATAGTATTCACTGATGTTTATCCGGTTCAACCTGCGCCGAAAAAAGGGACCCATATGATGAGTTTTGAAACAGGCGTCACTGAAAACTTGTTGGCTTACCGATGGTGGAAATATGTGAAGGATGAAATTCACTTTCCGTGAACCTGCGCAACATGCATGTCTTCCCGACCCCCGAGTCTCCGAGCATGAGCAACCTGAACAAAACGTCGTACTGTTTCGCCATGACCACAACACAGAGGAAAGCATGACTCTTCCATGTAGCTGTGCTGTTGCTGCCTTCAGGGTTCCTCGGAAAACTTATCTCATAAACTGTAAATACAAGCAAAGACAGTTGGAACTCACAACAACTCGAACCATTTTGTAAAAACTGTTTGTTTAAGAGGCTTTTTGtagaagtatataaagtaatgtTGTGGTTCGGTTCGAATTTAGCGAGTAAATACTGTAGGAACATGGACAAGCTGATTATTTTACGTGGATTCAATCCACACATTGTAATAAATGCATCgcttgtgctttttgttttgtcatggtTCCCGTACCTTCTCATCTACGGTCTTTAcactgtgtaaaaaaaacagtaaattgTTTCAGTTGTAACATTTCCTACGGACCCAGAAGGCAGCATACAACCTGCATCCTTGAAGAAGCTGCCTCTTGCAGTGGGAGTGTCAACTGGGACACACTGAGCTAATcccaaaaaacaaatgtgctgtAGCCAGGTAGACCAAAGTTACCCAACGTAACCACCCTGAAGAACAATTTGACCGAAAACCAACAATCGTTTTCTCCTTTCatatatcaaaaaatataataatatattttaaaatgtacaaaattcaacaatttctttttatttatattgttccTCTAGGCTACCGGTATATAATGTTGGTAGAGAATACTACATCTCTTAATCAATCAACTTTTAAAATCTGATTTGAGCATACAAGCATTAAAATCTTAACATTTTCTacatgtgtaaaatgtgttaaaactcTCAATTTAAACTCTTCttgatgtcatgtcatgtccATAGTTCCCTGGAATATTACTCAGGATACGACCTCTTTGTCCTCAATAGGAGCCTGAGTACAGGCACCTGTCTCCTGATGCTCCCAGTCTCTCCTTAATGTCGTAAACTGagtagaaacacaaagaaatctgAATAGTCTTTGTACCCCTGACACcacaattcaaacatttaatatcCTCCAATTGTCCACTAAATTATCCCTCTCGATTGCGTTCGTTCCATCAgcagtttttcttgtttttgattaaacACATCCGATTATTTCATTAACTGGGATTGGAAATGAGTTCACTCAGTGGTTTCCctccaaacacaaaaacaagtaaCTTAGGAAGCTATCATACGatgttattaaaaacatgtcGAGTCACAAATACATCCCAAAAGgataaaatagttttatttatagtcTTATAATAAAGGTATGTCTTAACTTGCAAGACAACCATTGGCAGTATGTACAACATACCTGTAATTTCCATGAAATGGAACAAACAAATATTGATTACGTACACACTAAATTACCTCtgcaaaaaggaaaagaaaagaaagaaagaaagataaacgTTCCCAGCACAGGCAAATATTTCAAGGGAAGGCTTTTCTTTGCAGAACTGACACCATTAAAGAGTATACAGTGTTATATACTACACACTGAAATGGACTtccattaacaaaaataaaggtCGCTGCCCTTTAACTGCATTGCGTAACATTCAGTATCCATTAggggatctttttttttaatacccaTATCTTatctgataataataaaaatagaggaaaataaatagttgtACCTGTGGAAAATCCACTAAAACAGCAGGTCAACTTGTTCATCCTCCTGTGCTCTCTGGAAAATCTCAAGCCAAACATAAGGGAGATCAGACATCAGGGTAAGAAATCAATTTTGGTGCGTTACTATAAATAGAGGGATTCATTTGATTACACATACATTTTCAAAGACAAAAACTTCAGCCATCTACACTGAATAACGAGGGTTGCATCTTGCATAAcagacctttttttttcaaaagcaaCTTCACATTCTTTTCTGGAAAAGTATgaatattaaaaaggtaaacTATCCCTAATTACCCATTTTGTCAAAGATCGAAAAGTCTCACAACTCCAACAGATTGCAGAGGTTGTCTACAACAaccaaaagagaaaaacaatttctttatattttgtgtagCTTTACTAAAGCACCTTGTTGTCTCCACATTTGATTATGAGTGGTTATCATGAGGTTTGAAAAAAGCATAAAGTCCTTCAAAACTGCAGAGCTGCCTTACTTTGGGGGTCTTAAAAGTTGTTGCTGGGCCACGAATGACAGTGGAGTGACAGGATGCTTGCCAGGAGGGAAAAGGAAGGTAGAAGCGTTTTATACATAATAGCACCTCTCTCACAGTCTCCACCTTGTCTCCTGGACTGGCGTTAGAAGGCAGGACTGAGTGCGGACAGGTGAGAGGAGTTGGGGCTGGTGGGCAAAAAGAGTCTGTTTGGAGAACCGGGGGCCGCCCGAGTCTAGCTGGGCTCCACGCGCAGCTTCTTTCTGTTCGGTGGCTCGTCTGGCTCTGATTCAGAGCTGGAGTCGGAGCCGCCGTCGAAGGCTGACACTGCGCTGCCTTTACGGTTTGTGTACATGCTGCTGTCAGAAGAGTAGTTTGTCTGGAGCTGAGTGTTCCCCTTCGCCTTCTCCAGTGCACGAACTGCAGTCaccaaagacagaaacacacagtagATCTCATCAAATATTGCATATTGTAACTAAAATCACGCTTTGTTGTAAAAAGAcatccacaacaacaaaaaacatgcgATTCCTCCACTCACCCTGCTGCTCCAACAGTGCATTTTGCTTCTTTAAGTCATCAATGTCTTGCTGGTGGGTATGGTTTTTTCGCCTCATGTACTGGATGTACTCAGTGGCTTTGTCTAGAATCTGTGCTCGGGAAGCCTGTTTGACAGAACTCTGTCAGCAAAGAAATTTAGAGAGGCCATGGGAAAAAGTTGCAGTGTCTGTTTGTTCAAGCAGAACAACATACATCGTGCTGATCAGTGTTATACATGTATGTTGCAATTAGGGATGTCCGTTTCAGTTCATTTCGATAGCCCGACACCCATCAACCGTTAACTAACCGCGtaattcttaagaaaaataagggAAAACGAcgtaaaataaaagaagaaccTTCCTTTTACTCCGGAACGCCATTTGTCACCATGTTAAATAAACCTGCGTAGTATAGCATGCGTAGCCTTTAAAAGGATATTCTCTCTTAACCATTGACATCTGTAGTTGCAACAACCTTTTAATCAGGATAATAcaataaaggttaaaaaaaaggacTATTCCAAGGGTCAGCAACCATTAGCACATGTGCTAACATTGACAtattgcacaaacacacacgatgCTGAAGCACCATCACACCTGCACACTGAAGTTTGCCAATGTCTGCAGCACTTGGAATGAATTCGAATGATTTACTGACTGACTAAATGGACTGTACAAACAAATCTGTCTtgggttagttagttagttaggttGAGAAGCTAAAAGGCTGTTGCCTTCAGTCTGTAGAAGTACACTGAGGACATGAATTGGACAATCTCAAATCTCTTTATGAAGGTGACACTGCTTTGGACATGTTTGACACATGGAGACACAAGCAGAACACAATAGAGTTGCATTGACTTTGATGGATGGAAACTGGAATAATGTCTGATAAGGTGGTTGGATATTATGGACTTGGAAATGCAGCTGATGAGCTGCAGACTTCACCACTGTGGGTGACCACGTTTGCAGAGCTGTGAAAACAAAGAGGCACAGCAGTGCAAAATGAGAAGCTGCATTTTCACCTGCTGGTCATCTGCAACAGAGAAATGAGGGTGTCTCCTGAGCTCTATATTAGGTCTGACACCTTCTGGTCAGATGGTCAGTATGCTCCAGTCGGACTAAATTGTCATCGGTAGCTGGTGTTACTTTAATAAGGAAATAAAGCGCATttttagcctttttttttgGAGCATGTTTGTgcgcgcacacagacacacacacgattaaCGCATATTTTTGCTGGTTTTGTGGTGCGGATCGGCTCTCATAACTTTGTCGGGTGGGTGCAGGTAATAAAAACCCTAACCAGCACATCACTACTTGAGTGTAAACATATCAGAATTGccatgtttcaaaatgtttgatCTAATAAATCGTTTAATTTGGAATATAACTGCAGGTGCATCCCCTTGCGACAGACTCGACTCCTCGCTCTGCACACTAGTCGGTCATCATTTAGGTATGAAATAATAAggttaaaataatgtaatatgtcgaaaatagctttttatgttgatttataattcatttagGCTCCTACAGTGCTGTGTGGCTGATTCAGTTAATCTAGAGAAAACAGTCAGATCCACCTACTGATTACTTTGGcatctgtttgttttcctgCCTCTCAGTACATGCAGGTCAGGCTTATGCAAATAATTAGCTAGCACTAAGGTAGAAGAACAGAAAGTCCCAATGACAAGTTAATCTAAACGTGGCTCTTTATGTAAACAGCGTTGCTGCGCCCTGAGATAGACAGCTGACTTCAGTCTTACCTTAAATAAGGTTCAACATCTTTGCCGGTAGAGTTATGGAATACAGAAAATGCatatatttctctctcaccttctcccCTTGTAATGCAGGCACAGAGTCCCGTAAACCGTGAAAGCTGTCTTTAATGTGGTCCCTGCGTTTGCGCTCCAGCGCATTGTGATGGGCTCGCTTGTCTGCCTGCAAAGGGACAAGCAAAGTTTACACTTAGAACGCAGGtcatatattaaaaaatacacaagaTAAAACCAAGAAAGCTACAAAAAGTGTGTTACTTGATTCCCATGAGATTTTTATCATAGAAGAAGACAGGTTgcattttaaagctgcaatacatTAATGCTGCAGCTTTGAATTGCAAATAAGTAGAAGTTGTGGTTTCAACTTTCACAGGGTCCtgttgtgtgtacgtgtgtaaaTATCATTTTCCTGCCATCATACAGCAGGAACCTGTGGTGTGAATATCATAACGTCAACAGAAGATGTGCGGTTTGTATTCAGTTGTTTAAAAGGGTTGGAACAGCACATCTTTGTCAGTCTTTGTCAAACTAATTGTGCTTCACGGGAGCTCAATACCAACTCCAATGTCTACCTTCTCCCTGCTGTTATAAATGGACTGAACAAAAGCAATGGATGCAGAAACATCTAATCTTAAGAGCAATATCTTCCAAAGCAAATTAAAATGCTTGCTTATTTGGTGCAATAG
Encoded here:
- the LOC115027509 gene encoding ras-related protein Rab-15-like isoform X1, giving the protein MCGLNPRKIISLSMFLQYLLAKFEPNHNITLYTSTKSLLNKQFLQNGSSCCEFQLSLLVFTVYEISFPRNPEGSNSTATWKSHAFLCVVVMAKQYDVLFRLLMLGDSGVGKTCMLRRFTESEFHPSHISTIGVDFKMKTLELDGLKVRVQIWDTAGQERYQTITKQYYRRAQGIIFVYDITNEPSFQHLVKWASDVDEYAPDKVQRILVGNKSDEELGRQVTKDQGSKLAETYGMEFFETSASTSSNISESFTRVTELVLQAHKRDEDNLLGSLDDYLENAALEEEIGSEGTDDNTKNTCAC
- the LOC115027509 gene encoding ras-related protein Rab-15-like isoform X2, whose amino-acid sequence is MQVVCCLLVYEISFPRNPEGSNSTATWKSHAFLCVVVMAKQYDVLFRLLMLGDSGVGKTCMLRRFTESEFHPSHISTIGVDFKMKTLELDGLKVRVQIWDTAGQERYQTITKQYYRRAQGIIFVYDITNEPSFQHLVKWASDVDEYAPDKVQRILVGNKSDEELGRQVTKDQGSKLAETYGMEFFETSASTSSNISESFTRVTELVLQAHKRDEDNLLGSLDDYLENAALEEEIGSEGTDDNTKNTCAC
- the LOC115027838 gene encoding protein max-like translates to MSENDDIEVDSDADKRAHHNALERKRRDHIKDSFHGLRDSVPALQGEKSSVKQASRAQILDKATEYIQYMRRKNHTHQQDIDDLKKQNALLEQQVRALEKAKGNTQLQTNYSSDSSMYTNRKGSAVSAFDGGSDSSSESEPDEPPNRKKLRVEPS